The Corvus hawaiiensis isolate bCorHaw1 chromosome 2, bCorHaw1.pri.cur, whole genome shotgun sequence genome includes a window with the following:
- the NAA50 gene encoding N-alpha-acetyltransferase 50 isoform X2: MKGSRIELGDVTPHNIKQLKRLNQVIFPVSYNDKFYKDVLEVGELAKLAYFNDIAVGAVCCRVDHSQNQKRLYIMTLGCLAPYRRLGIGTKMLNHVLNICEKDGTFDNIYLHVQISNESAIDFYRKFGFEIIETKKNYYKRIEPADAHVLQKNLKAPCLGQNADVQKTDN; this comes from the exons ATGAAGGG TAGCCGGATCGAGCTGGGAGATGTGACGCCACACAACATTAAGCAGCTGAAGAGGCTAAACCAGGTCATTTTTCCTGTCAGCTACAATGACAAGTTCTACAAGGATGTACTGGAGGTTGGCGAACTTGCCAAATTAG CCTATTTCAATGATATTGCAGTGGGAGCAGTGTGTTGTAGGGTGGATCACTCCCAGAACCAGAAGAGACTGTACATCATGACACTCGGATGCCTGGCACCCTACCGAAGGCTAGGAATAG GAACTAAAATGTTGAATCATGTCTTAAACATCTGTGAAAAAGATGGCACTTTTGACAACATCTATCT GCATGTCCAGATCAGCAATGAATCTGCAATTGACTTCTACAGAAAGTTTGGCTTTGAGATCATTGAGACGAAGAAGAACTACTACAAGAGGATAGAGCCAGCAGATGCTCACGTGCTGCAGAAAAACCTCAAAGCCCCTTGTCTCGGCCAGAACGCAGATGTGCAAAAGACCGACAACTGA
- the NAA50 gene encoding N-alpha-acetyltransferase 50 isoform X3, protein MKGRIELGDVTPHNIKQLKRLNQVIFPVSYNDKFYKDVLEVGELAKLAYFNDIAVGAVCCRVDHSQNQKRLYIMTLGCLAPYRRLGIGTKMLNHVLNICEKDGTFDNIYLHVQISNESAIDFYRKFGFEIIETKKNYYKRIEPADAHVLQKNLKAPCLGQNADVQKTDN, encoded by the exons ATGAAGGG CCGGATCGAGCTGGGAGATGTGACGCCACACAACATTAAGCAGCTGAAGAGGCTAAACCAGGTCATTTTTCCTGTCAGCTACAATGACAAGTTCTACAAGGATGTACTGGAGGTTGGCGAACTTGCCAAATTAG CCTATTTCAATGATATTGCAGTGGGAGCAGTGTGTTGTAGGGTGGATCACTCCCAGAACCAGAAGAGACTGTACATCATGACACTCGGATGCCTGGCACCCTACCGAAGGCTAGGAATAG GAACTAAAATGTTGAATCATGTCTTAAACATCTGTGAAAAAGATGGCACTTTTGACAACATCTATCT GCATGTCCAGATCAGCAATGAATCTGCAATTGACTTCTACAGAAAGTTTGGCTTTGAGATCATTGAGACGAAGAAGAACTACTACAAGAGGATAGAGCCAGCAGATGCTCACGTGCTGCAGAAAAACCTCAAAGCCCCTTGTCTCGGCCAGAACGCAGATGTGCAAAAGACCGACAACTGA
- the NAA50 gene encoding N-alpha-acetyltransferase 50 isoform X1: protein MSDVKHVLICSSSRIELGDVTPHNIKQLKRLNQVIFPVSYNDKFYKDVLEVGELAKLAYFNDIAVGAVCCRVDHSQNQKRLYIMTLGCLAPYRRLGIGTKMLNHVLNICEKDGTFDNIYLHVQISNESAIDFYRKFGFEIIETKKNYYKRIEPADAHVLQKNLKAPCLGQNADVQKTDN, encoded by the exons ATGTCAGATGTTAAGCATGTTTTGATTTGTTCCAGTAGCCGGATCGAGCTGGGAGATGTGACGCCACACAACATTAAGCAGCTGAAGAGGCTAAACCAGGTCATTTTTCCTGTCAGCTACAATGACAAGTTCTACAAGGATGTACTGGAGGTTGGCGAACTTGCCAAATTAG CCTATTTCAATGATATTGCAGTGGGAGCAGTGTGTTGTAGGGTGGATCACTCCCAGAACCAGAAGAGACTGTACATCATGACACTCGGATGCCTGGCACCCTACCGAAGGCTAGGAATAG GAACTAAAATGTTGAATCATGTCTTAAACATCTGTGAAAAAGATGGCACTTTTGACAACATCTATCT GCATGTCCAGATCAGCAATGAATCTGCAATTGACTTCTACAGAAAGTTTGGCTTTGAGATCATTGAGACGAAGAAGAACTACTACAAGAGGATAGAGCCAGCAGATGCTCACGTGCTGCAGAAAAACCTCAAAGCCCCTTGTCTCGGCCAGAACGCAGATGTGCAAAAGACCGACAACTGA